One part of the Sardina pilchardus chromosome 5, fSarPil1.1, whole genome shotgun sequence genome encodes these proteins:
- the c5hxorf58 gene encoding uncharacterized protein CXorf58 homolog isoform X1, producing the protein MDSIVSFDPQQAVCAAMKIQRFWRSYQDKTLFRLLLQTVRKAESSVTPAILRQLNPREAQLLTDPSMHCKVRFRFCGSRFPPFIVFKIFQSGGRQHYISGKKIFRPSNQATPQTCKIMGNRKFLDLLVTDELLHHGRCVADAADVVCMRDFMQYSSHLDELPAYLGGRCNSWRTLRLHPLPGPALNYAHLPLGRAGPAGAHLRQDLQRALLGDHAAGEAEPTGGGARTLRSPAAPPSSFASVPVSERGHSRRQTPSSSRASSAASSSRRSGKFHRAMSKKMRQLYLSGHHNEAYQLSPDLPLRVRPTDTVPEDEEAEFNRRPSPFSNNSDWEEEQEEADRLCDWSRNLGEFEDDIEPMI; encoded by the exons TTTTGACCCCCAACAGGCAGTTTGTGCTGCTATGAAGATCCAGAGATTCTGGAGGTCCTACCAGGACAAGACTCTGTTCCGCCTGCTTCTTCAAACAGTTCGGAAGGCA GAGAGTTCTGTGACTCCTGCCATCCTGCGGCAGCTAAACCCCAGAGAGGCCCAGCTCCTCACAGaccccagcatgcactgcaagGTGCGCTTCAG GTTCTGTGGGTCTCGGTTCCCCCCCTTCATCGTCTTTAAGATTTTCCAGAGTGGTGGCAGACAGCACTACATCTCAGGGAAGAAGATATTCAGGCCGTCCAATCAG GCCACACCTCAGACCTGCAAAATCATGGGAAACAGGAAGTTCCTGGACCTGCTGGTTACAGACGAGCTGCTGCACCACGGGCGATGTGTTGCTGATGCAGCTGATGTCGTCTGCATGAGGGACTTCATGCAG TACTCCAGTCATCTTGACGAGCTGCCGGCGTACCTTGGTGGCCGTTGCAACAGCTGGCGCACCCTGAGACTCCACCCTCTCCCTGGCCCCGCCCTGAACTACGCCCACCTGCCCCTGGGGAGAGCCGGCCCAGCGGGTGCACACCTGAGGCAAGACCTCCAGAGGGCGCTGCTGGGCGACCACGCTGCTGGGGAGGCGGAGCCTACTGGAGGAGGAGCTAGAACACTCAG gtctccagcagctcctccgTCGTCCTTTGCGTCGGTTCCTGTCTCCGAGAGAGGTCACTCTCGTCGGCAGACACCATCCTCCTCACGAGCTTCTTCAGCTGCCTCTTCCTCTCGAAGGTCTGGAAAATTCCACCGCGCCATGTCCAAGAAGATGCGGCAGCTGTACCTCTCTGGCCACCATAACGAAGCTTACCAACTG AGCCCAGATCTGCCCCTGAGGGTCAGGCCAACGGATACTGTCCCCGAGGATGAGGAGGCGGAGTTTAACAGGAGGCCCTCCCCTTTCTCAAACAATTCAGACTGGGAGGAGGAACAGGAAGAAGCAGACAGACTATGTGATTGGTCAAGGAATTTGGGGGAATTTGAGGATGATATTGAGCCAATGATCTGA
- the c5hxorf58 gene encoding uncharacterized protein CXorf58 homolog isoform X2, translating to MPQESSVTPAILRQLNPREAQLLTDPSMHCKVRFRFCGSRFPPFIVFKIFQSGGRQHYISGKKIFRPSNQATPQTCKIMGNRKFLDLLVTDELLHHGRCVADAADVVCMRDFMQYSSHLDELPAYLGGRCNSWRTLRLHPLPGPALNYAHLPLGRAGPAGAHLRQDLQRALLGDHAAGEAEPTGGGARTLRSPAAPPSSFASVPVSERGHSRRQTPSSSRASSAASSSRRSGKFHRAMSKKMRQLYLSGHHNEAYQLSPDLPLRVRPTDTVPEDEEAEFNRRPSPFSNNSDWEEEQEEADRLCDWSRNLGEFEDDIEPMI from the exons A TGCCCCAGGAGAGTTCTGTGACTCCTGCCATCCTGCGGCAGCTAAACCCCAGAGAGGCCCAGCTCCTCACAGaccccagcatgcactgcaagGTGCGCTTCAG GTTCTGTGGGTCTCGGTTCCCCCCCTTCATCGTCTTTAAGATTTTCCAGAGTGGTGGCAGACAGCACTACATCTCAGGGAAGAAGATATTCAGGCCGTCCAATCAG GCCACACCTCAGACCTGCAAAATCATGGGAAACAGGAAGTTCCTGGACCTGCTGGTTACAGACGAGCTGCTGCACCACGGGCGATGTGTTGCTGATGCAGCTGATGTCGTCTGCATGAGGGACTTCATGCAG TACTCCAGTCATCTTGACGAGCTGCCGGCGTACCTTGGTGGCCGTTGCAACAGCTGGCGCACCCTGAGACTCCACCCTCTCCCTGGCCCCGCCCTGAACTACGCCCACCTGCCCCTGGGGAGAGCCGGCCCAGCGGGTGCACACCTGAGGCAAGACCTCCAGAGGGCGCTGCTGGGCGACCACGCTGCTGGGGAGGCGGAGCCTACTGGAGGAGGAGCTAGAACACTCAG gtctccagcagctcctccgTCGTCCTTTGCGTCGGTTCCTGTCTCCGAGAGAGGTCACTCTCGTCGGCAGACACCATCCTCCTCACGAGCTTCTTCAGCTGCCTCTTCCTCTCGAAGGTCTGGAAAATTCCACCGCGCCATGTCCAAGAAGATGCGGCAGCTGTACCTCTCTGGCCACCATAACGAAGCTTACCAACTG AGCCCAGATCTGCCCCTGAGGGTCAGGCCAACGGATACTGTCCCCGAGGATGAGGAGGCGGAGTTTAACAGGAGGCCCTCCCCTTTCTCAAACAATTCAGACTGGGAGGAGGAACAGGAAGAAGCAGACAGACTATGTGATTGGTCAAGGAATTTGGGGGAATTTGAGGATGATATTGAGCCAATGATCTGA